TATTCCGGCGAAAACGCGACCGACCAGCAAAATCTGGAAAAATTACTGCATACACTGCACGACGTTCCGGACGATAAACGTCAGGCGCAGTTCCATTGTGTACTGGTCTATCTGCGCCATGCAGAAGACCCCACGCCAGTGGTATGCCATGGCAGTTGGCCTGGCGTTATAACGCGTCAGGCAGCCGGAAACGGCGGATTTGGTTATGATCCGATCTTCTTTGTTCCGTCTGAAGGTAAAACCGCCGCAGAACTGACCCGTGAAGAAAAGAGCGCCATTTCTCACCGAGGGCAGGCGCTTAAGCTGCTGCTGGATGCGTTACGCAATGGCTAAACTCCCGC
The Salmonella bongori NCTC 12419 DNA segment above includes these coding regions:
- a CDS encoding XTP/dITP diphosphatase, which translates into the protein MQKVVLATGNAGKVRELASLLSDFGLDVVAQTELGVDSAEETGLTFIENAILKARHAAQITGLPAIADDSGLAVDALGGAPGIYSARYSGENATDQQNLEKLLHTLHDVPDDKRQAQFHCVLVYLRHAEDPTPVVCHGSWPGVITRQAAGNGGFGYDPIFFVPSEGKTAAELTREEKSAISHRGQALKLLLDALRNG